A region from the Mycobacteriales bacterium genome encodes:
- a CDS encoding ester cyclase produces the protein MAHFGEETDVNEAADREIPSDTVRRFWEEVWTGGQVDVLTDILGPRWTENGEPSDVGAFQRGVTAWREVFPDFSATVEEVLTIGEDRVVSRVTYRGTHSGSLWGLEATGAHTEVVGVDLFRVEDGRITELWHAVDHLELVLQVGGVVKPGGRLGGSMQHQV, from the coding sequence ATGGCTCACTTCGGAGAGGAGACTGACGTGAACGAGGCCGCGGACAGAGAAATCCCCAGCGACACGGTGAGGCGGTTCTGGGAAGAGGTGTGGACAGGCGGACAGGTCGATGTCCTGACTGACATCCTTGGCCCTCGCTGGACGGAGAACGGTGAGCCGAGCGACGTCGGTGCCTTCCAGCGAGGCGTGACCGCGTGGCGGGAGGTCTTCCCGGACTTCTCCGCGACGGTCGAAGAAGTACTGACGATCGGTGAAGACCGAGTGGTCTCCCGTGTCACCTATCGCGGCACACACAGCGGGAGCCTGTGGGGTCTTGAGGCGACCGGGGCCCATACGGAAGTCGTCGGTGTCGACCTGTTCCGTGTCGAGGACGGACGCATCACCGAGCTATGGCACGCCGTTGACCACCTGGAGCTAGTGCTGCAGGTCGGCGGCGTCGTCAAGCCTGGCGGGAGATTAGGGGGGTCAATGCAGCACCAGGTCTGA
- a CDS encoding S8 family serine peptidase translates to MPHRRTTAALTLAATVMICAGHAASAAPAKGDPLLPRQWGMAQVQAQQAWKVATGKGVVVAVVDGGVDATNPDLRGHVLPGKDLVHGTKNAWTDVDGHGTSVAGIIAGTRDNGVGIAGVAPNARILPVKDGEYQPDASLTPKGVVWAADRGAKVILISTETLAGVDAVSPALLADEIRRAIEHAWAKGAVIVVAAGNNSEPICSSPASLPRVVCVGAVDKRALKPAFSSYDAAMSTDYLVAPGGSDLPIGFDNPTGVGNDENIWTTTVVGVGTTPTQERWTQVRGTSFAAPFVAGVAALLVQQGLTNAQIVERLTSTATDLGVPGRDPVYGYGEVNAARAVGATR, encoded by the coding sequence TTGCCCCACCGCCGTACCACCGCCGCTCTCACCCTGGCCGCCACCGTCATGATCTGCGCCGGCCACGCGGCCTCGGCCGCACCCGCGAAAGGCGACCCGCTGCTGCCGCGCCAGTGGGGCATGGCGCAGGTGCAGGCGCAGCAGGCTTGGAAGGTCGCGACCGGCAAGGGTGTCGTCGTGGCCGTCGTCGACGGTGGCGTCGACGCGACCAACCCGGACCTGCGGGGCCACGTGCTGCCCGGCAAGGACCTCGTCCACGGGACGAAGAACGCATGGACCGACGTCGACGGGCACGGCACGAGCGTCGCGGGGATCATCGCGGGGACCCGGGACAACGGGGTCGGGATCGCCGGGGTCGCGCCCAACGCGCGGATCCTGCCGGTCAAGGACGGTGAGTACCAGCCCGACGCGAGCCTCACCCCGAAGGGCGTGGTGTGGGCCGCGGACCGCGGCGCGAAGGTGATCCTCATCTCCACCGAGACCCTCGCCGGCGTCGACGCCGTCTCACCTGCGCTGCTCGCCGACGAGATCCGCCGGGCCATCGAGCACGCCTGGGCCAAGGGCGCGGTCATCGTGGTCGCCGCCGGCAACAACTCCGAGCCGATCTGCTCCTCCCCCGCGTCGCTGCCTCGCGTCGTGTGCGTCGGAGCGGTCGACAAGCGTGCCCTCAAACCGGCGTTCAGCTCCTACGACGCCGCGATGAGCACCGACTACCTCGTCGCTCCCGGCGGCTCGGACCTCCCCATCGGCTTCGACAACCCGACCGGAGTCGGCAACGACGAGAACATCTGGACGACGACCGTGGTCGGTGTCGGCACCACCCCCACCCAGGAGCGCTGGACCCAGGTCCGCGGCACCTCCTTCGCGGCGCCGTTCGTGGCCGGCGTCGCGGCCCTGCTCGTGCAGCAGGGGCTCACCAACGCCCAGATCGTCGAGCGGCTCACCTCGACCGCCACCGACCTGGGGGTGCCAGGCCGCGATCCCGTCTACGGCTACGGCGAGGTCAACGCCGCCCGCGCCGTCGGCGCCACGCGGTAG
- a CDS encoding adenylate/guanylate cyclase domain-containing protein, translating to MEDDTLLVGAPDTAIRQALVAHLRAAGYDEQLLHQAAQHGRLYALEGDQLVRPGAVLLTIDGVASRLGQDPAATEKLWRALGLTEPVADEPVATEEEADALGVWPIVAQIVGEHQALALARVHASAVARMGEAVAATLVEALPDVDLLHSSDELATSRAFAAAASLMPQVVRSVEMMYRHHLLAATRHFEQAQAPTGFGPWGVPWCVAFADLCGFTAATERLDSVTLHTLLGVFESVAHDEAAAAGVRCVKLIGDAAMLVGASPDALARAAHGVIVRLAELEEALPVRVGMAAGDVIVRAGDYFGPAVNLAARLLELALPGEVLAESVLASRLGASWDVEAREPQQVKGIAEPVVPYVIQGVVCDPGCSVESGR from the coding sequence GTGGAGGACGACACTCTGCTGGTCGGTGCTCCGGACACTGCGATCCGGCAGGCTCTGGTGGCCCACCTGCGCGCCGCCGGCTACGACGAGCAGCTGCTGCACCAGGCCGCGCAGCACGGCCGGCTCTACGCCCTCGAAGGTGACCAGTTGGTCCGGCCCGGTGCCGTGCTGCTGACCATCGACGGCGTGGCGTCGCGCCTGGGCCAGGACCCGGCCGCGACGGAGAAGCTGTGGCGGGCGTTGGGGCTCACGGAGCCGGTGGCCGACGAGCCGGTGGCCACGGAGGAGGAGGCCGATGCCCTCGGCGTGTGGCCGATCGTCGCGCAGATCGTTGGTGAGCATCAGGCGCTGGCACTCGCCCGAGTGCACGCATCGGCCGTCGCACGGATGGGTGAAGCGGTGGCCGCGACGTTGGTCGAAGCCCTCCCCGACGTGGACCTGCTGCACAGCTCTGACGAGCTCGCGACGTCGCGCGCCTTTGCCGCGGCGGCCTCTCTCATGCCGCAGGTCGTGCGGTCGGTTGAGATGATGTACCGACACCACCTGCTGGCGGCGACACGCCACTTCGAGCAGGCCCAGGCCCCTACAGGATTCGGTCCGTGGGGCGTGCCGTGGTGCGTTGCCTTCGCGGACCTGTGCGGCTTCACTGCGGCGACAGAGCGGCTCGACTCGGTCACGCTGCACACGTTGCTCGGCGTTTTCGAGAGCGTGGCGCACGACGAAGCGGCCGCGGCGGGCGTCCGTTGCGTGAAGCTCATCGGTGATGCCGCCATGCTCGTGGGCGCGTCGCCCGACGCTCTCGCCCGAGCCGCGCACGGTGTCATCGTCCGGCTGGCGGAGCTCGAGGAGGCCTTGCCCGTACGAGTCGGCATGGCTGCTGGCGACGTCATCGTCCGAGCCGGTGACTACTTCGGCCCGGCGGTGAACCTCGCCGCGCGGCTGCTCGAACTGGCCCTGCCCGGGGAGGTGCTTGCCGAGTCGGTGCTGGCCTCCCGGCTCGGGGCGTCGTGGGACGTTGAGGCGCGCGAGCCGCAGCAGGTGAAGGGCATTGCCGAGCCCGTCGTCCCGTACGTGATTCAGGGCGTCGTGTGCGACCCTGGCTGCTCTGTTGAAAGCGGCAGGTAG
- a CDS encoding methyltransferase domain-containing protein, with protein sequence MTLTTNTEVEQAVSERYGAGAQAVEAALCCPVDYDPRFLTVIPQEVLDRDYGCGDPSTHLLAGETVLDLGSGGGKICFIASQVVGAEGRVIGVDMTDEMLDLARSAEPKVAEAVGYSNVEFRKGKIQDMRLDVAGTEAYLAAHPVSDLASLQAYEAHVATQRLEQPLVGDASVDAVVSNCVLNLVAHDEKPALFAEIFRVLKRGGRAVISDIVSDVEVPEHLRADADLWSGCISGAFQEEAFLQAFLDAGFYGVVLDKRDSAPWQTVEGIEFRSVTVVAYKGKQGPCYDHGQAVIFKGPWSAVVDDDEHVYERGVPTAVCAKTFEILSRAPYGEFFELLEPAEPVDPATAPLFACAPPATATATGTSAPLRRAVAGMSTAACAPDSGCC encoded by the coding sequence GTGACCCTGACTACCAACACCGAGGTCGAGCAGGCTGTCTCCGAGCGCTACGGCGCCGGGGCGCAGGCCGTCGAGGCGGCGCTGTGCTGCCCCGTCGACTACGACCCCCGCTTCCTGACCGTCATCCCGCAGGAGGTGCTCGACCGTGACTACGGCTGCGGTGACCCGAGCACCCACCTGCTCGCGGGCGAGACCGTCCTCGACCTCGGCAGCGGCGGCGGCAAGATCTGCTTCATCGCCTCGCAGGTCGTCGGCGCCGAGGGTCGCGTCATCGGCGTCGACATGACCGACGAGATGCTCGACCTGGCCCGCAGCGCCGAGCCCAAGGTCGCCGAGGCCGTCGGCTACTCCAACGTGGAGTTCCGCAAGGGCAAGATCCAGGACATGCGGCTCGACGTCGCGGGCACCGAGGCCTACCTCGCCGCCCACCCGGTCAGCGACCTCGCGTCGCTGCAGGCCTACGAGGCCCACGTCGCGACGCAGCGCCTCGAGCAGCCGCTCGTCGGCGACGCCTCCGTCGACGCGGTCGTGTCCAACTGCGTGCTCAACCTCGTCGCCCACGACGAGAAGCCGGCGCTGTTCGCGGAGATCTTCCGCGTCCTCAAGCGCGGCGGCCGCGCCGTCATCTCCGACATCGTCAGCGACGTCGAGGTGCCCGAGCACCTGCGCGCCGACGCCGACCTGTGGAGCGGCTGCATCTCCGGCGCCTTCCAGGAGGAGGCGTTCCTGCAGGCCTTCCTCGACGCCGGCTTCTACGGCGTCGTGCTCGACAAGCGCGACAGCGCCCCGTGGCAGACGGTCGAGGGCATCGAGTTCCGCTCGGTGACCGTCGTCGCCTACAAGGGCAAGCAGGGCCCCTGCTACGACCACGGCCAGGCCGTCATCTTCAAGGGCCCGTGGAGCGCGGTCGTCGACGACGACGAGCACGTCTACGAGCGCGGCGTCCCGACCGCGGTCTGCGCCAAGACCTTCGAGATCCTCAGCCGCGCGCCCTACGGCGAGTTCTTCGAGCTGCTCGAGCCGGCCGAGCCGGTCGACCCGGCGACCGCCCCGCTGTTCGCCTGCGCCCCGCCCGCGACGGCGACCGCCACGGGCACGTCCGCTCCCCTGCGCCGCGCGGTGGCCGGCATGTCGACCGCCGCCTGCGCCCCCGACAGCGGCTGCTGCTGA
- a CDS encoding GNAT family N-acetyltransferase, whose amino-acid sequence MLAHSELVALERENFMACYRALAEAAPGGSVRDEVGVFAFATGLSMPMFNGCIITDPDHTSGLGEALTWVAEHDLPYTLWVPGIVPDEVDALAAEHGLAREPQPLPGMVLNPVPASPALPPGLVIEPAGTGRESDFARVVVGLGLGEETAAQLTSPSFVARADVDLFVGYLDGAPVGTSVAVSSAGAGGVVNVLTLEEARGRGVGTAMTWAAAQASVTRGHNTVVLQATPMGLPVYRSMGFETVVEYAEFA is encoded by the coding sequence GTGCTAGCCCACAGTGAGCTGGTTGCGCTCGAGCGCGAGAACTTCATGGCTTGCTACCGCGCGCTTGCCGAGGCGGCCCCGGGTGGATCGGTCCGCGACGAGGTCGGGGTCTTTGCGTTCGCGACAGGGCTGTCGATGCCGATGTTCAACGGGTGCATCATCACCGACCCGGATCACACGTCGGGGCTCGGGGAGGCGTTGACCTGGGTCGCCGAGCACGACCTGCCCTACACCCTCTGGGTCCCCGGCATCGTCCCTGACGAGGTGGATGCCCTAGCCGCGGAACACGGGCTCGCCCGGGAGCCGCAGCCGTTGCCAGGCATGGTGCTGAACCCTGTCCCGGCTAGCCCTGCCCTGCCTCCCGGTCTCGTGATCGAACCCGCCGGCACCGGCCGGGAAAGCGACTTCGCCCGGGTGGTCGTCGGCCTGGGGCTGGGTGAGGAGACAGCCGCGCAACTGACGTCACCGTCGTTCGTCGCTCGTGCCGACGTGGACCTGTTCGTGGGCTATCTCGACGGCGCGCCCGTCGGGACGTCCGTCGCGGTCAGCAGCGCCGGCGCGGGAGGAGTCGTCAACGTCTTGACCCTGGAGGAGGCGCGAGGCCGGGGTGTAGGGACCGCCATGACGTGGGCCGCCGCGCAGGCCAGTGTGACCCGCGGGCATAACACCGTGGTGCTGCAGGCGACACCGATGGGGCTACCGGTCTATCGCTCTATGGGTTTCGAGACCGTCGTCGAGTACGCCGAGTTCGCGTGA
- a CDS encoding sugar ABC transporter substrate-binding protein: MRLPVLPILLAGALALTGCGSSNEPVDPADEPLTLTVQAAGGEGELRAVQSLLDAFSASKPGLEISFTGVPSQGDHIAKLAASFAGGAPPDVFLLNYRRLGSFVDRGVVLPPSTEGLDELYPQPVEAFTYEGAPACLPTNASSTVAYVNTALFAEAGVALPTSAWTWDDLTAAAKAFDAKGIAAVGFEVGLRNSAPFVWTAGGEVVDDTAAPTSTTLDTPQAKEALAYLASLQDYGVDATARAATEPVDLFEQGKLAVFFDSRRSVPAFRKAEGLAFDVVPLPRKDAATPSTTLLASDAYCVAKASKSPTLAAELARFAVFGQGATILAESGRTVPVQMALAESPAFLAPSLAPKAAQVFLDAITTTKRLPNVAGQDEVEEAADDLLTQYFAGKASLDETVKKVDEDTAAIYGQER, encoded by the coding sequence GTGCGCCTTCCCGTCCTGCCGATCCTGCTCGCCGGAGCCCTCGCGCTGACCGGCTGCGGCAGCAGCAACGAGCCCGTCGACCCGGCCGACGAGCCGCTGACGCTCACCGTCCAGGCCGCTGGCGGTGAGGGCGAGCTGCGCGCCGTGCAGTCGCTGCTCGACGCGTTCTCCGCGAGCAAGCCGGGCCTCGAGATCAGCTTCACCGGCGTGCCCAGCCAGGGCGACCACATCGCCAAGCTGGCCGCGTCCTTCGCCGGCGGGGCGCCGCCCGACGTGTTCCTGCTCAACTACCGCCGGTTGGGGTCCTTCGTCGACCGCGGCGTCGTGCTGCCGCCCTCGACCGAGGGCCTTGACGAGCTCTATCCGCAGCCGGTCGAGGCCTTCACCTACGAGGGCGCCCCCGCGTGCCTGCCGACCAACGCGTCCTCGACGGTGGCCTACGTCAACACCGCGCTGTTCGCCGAGGCGGGCGTCGCGCTGCCGACGTCGGCGTGGACCTGGGACGACCTGACGGCGGCCGCGAAGGCCTTCGACGCCAAGGGGATCGCGGCGGTCGGCTTCGAGGTCGGCCTGCGCAACAGCGCCCCCTTCGTCTGGACCGCCGGCGGCGAGGTCGTCGACGACACCGCGGCCCCGACCTCGACGACCCTCGACACCCCGCAGGCCAAGGAGGCGCTCGCCTACCTCGCGTCGCTCCAGGACTACGGCGTGGACGCGACCGCTCGCGCCGCGACCGAGCCGGTGGACCTGTTCGAGCAGGGCAAGCTCGCCGTCTTCTTCGACAGCCGGCGCTCGGTGCCGGCCTTCCGCAAGGCCGAGGGCCTCGCCTTCGACGTCGTGCCGCTCCCCCGCAAGGACGCGGCGACCCCCAGCACGACGCTGCTGGCCTCCGACGCCTACTGCGTGGCCAAGGCGTCGAAGAGCCCGACGCTCGCCGCGGAGCTGGCCCGGTTCGCCGTCTTCGGGCAGGGAGCGACGATCCTCGCCGAGAGCGGTCGGACCGTGCCCGTGCAGATGGCCCTCGCAGAGAGCCCGGCGTTCCTCGCACCATCTCTCGCCCCGAAGGCAGCCCAGGTGTTCCTCGACGCGATCACCACCACGAAGCGACTGCCCAACGTCGCCGGGCAGGACGAGGTGGAGGAGGCCGCGGACGACCTGCTCACGCAGTACTTCGCGGGCAAGGCCTCTCTCGATGAGACGGTGAAGAAGGTCGACGAGGACACCGCCGCGATCTACGGGCAGGAGCGCTGA
- the pstC gene encoding phosphate ABC transporter permease subunit PstC, translating to MTSTALRAVAAATPRPRAPHWVPALGAAGGVLAALSALLVVGFLVDGLRAGDLDWGRLLTSSTWNPPTGDFGVTAMLWGTLAVSGVALLLAVPVGWAAAIALHEHVPPGLARPLRTGVELLAAVPSIVYGLVGIAAVRPFVSRLGDVPGGDSLLAAGLVLAVMVLPTVVAVSVDALAAVPAAVREAAASLGLTRSEVVRSAVLPLARPGMRAGVLLGLARALGETIAVFLVIGRADGRLPDPASALRSMLEPGQSLTTKLGGPEPVLAGAVGPHRAALCAVGLLLLLAVAAATVAGASGRRGRPSGVRRGRALPARELRCAARRSVRLGAVALPLALLTGVAVLLLDRGSVALDPAFWTSASTGASGGGVRDQILGTVLLVAAAGVLALPVGLGLGLVLGEYASPRTVRALRTATLTLGGVPTILLGLAGYAVFSTALGWGKSWLAGAIVLAIVVVPVVALTTAARLDSLAPERREAALALGLSRSQLIRSVLLPHARPAVLTGLLLGLARAAGETAPLLFTATVFAGAPSLPSGVVQQPVQALPSHVFTLAQDAADPASIANAWGAALVLVVLAGLLLLAAVPARRRLERTS from the coding sequence GTGACCTCCACCGCGCTCCGGGCGGTCGCCGCGGCGACTCCCCGACCGCGGGCCCCCCACTGGGTGCCCGCCCTCGGGGCCGCGGGTGGCGTCCTCGCGGCGCTGTCCGCGCTGCTCGTCGTCGGCTTCCTCGTCGACGGGCTGCGCGCCGGTGACCTCGACTGGGGACGGCTGCTCACCTCGTCGACGTGGAACCCGCCCACCGGCGACTTCGGCGTCACGGCGATGCTCTGGGGCACCCTCGCGGTCAGTGGCGTCGCGCTGCTGCTCGCCGTCCCTGTCGGCTGGGCGGCGGCGATCGCCCTGCACGAGCACGTCCCGCCCGGCCTCGCCCGGCCGCTGCGCACCGGTGTCGAGCTGCTCGCGGCGGTGCCCTCGATCGTCTACGGCCTGGTCGGCATCGCCGCGGTGCGGCCCTTCGTCTCGCGGCTCGGCGACGTGCCCGGCGGCGACAGCCTGCTGGCCGCGGGACTGGTGCTCGCCGTGATGGTCCTGCCGACGGTGGTCGCGGTCAGCGTCGACGCCCTCGCCGCCGTCCCCGCGGCGGTCCGGGAGGCCGCGGCCTCGCTCGGCCTGACCCGCTCGGAGGTGGTCCGCTCCGCCGTCCTGCCGCTGGCCCGCCCCGGCATGCGGGCCGGGGTCCTGCTCGGCCTCGCCCGCGCGCTCGGCGAGACGATCGCGGTCTTCCTCGTCATCGGCCGCGCCGACGGGCGGCTCCCCGACCCGGCCTCCGCGCTGCGCTCGATGCTCGAGCCGGGGCAGTCCCTCACGACCAAGCTCGGCGGGCCCGAGCCCGTCCTCGCGGGCGCCGTCGGGCCGCACCGCGCCGCGCTCTGCGCCGTCGGCCTCCTGCTGCTGCTCGCGGTCGCCGCAGCCACGGTCGCGGGAGCGAGTGGCCGGCGGGGCAGGCCTTCCGGCGTACGCCGGGGTCGTGCCCTTCCTGCCCGCGAGCTGCGCTGTGCCGCTCGGCGGTCCGTGCGGCTCGGCGCCGTCGCGCTCCCCCTGGCCCTGCTGACCGGCGTGGCCGTGCTGCTGCTCGACCGGGGATCGGTGGCGCTCGACCCGGCGTTCTGGACCTCGGCCTCGACAGGGGCGAGCGGTGGCGGAGTGCGTGACCAGATCCTCGGGACGGTGCTGCTGGTCGCGGCAGCCGGGGTCCTCGCGCTGCCCGTGGGTCTCGGCCTCGGGCTGGTGCTCGGGGAGTACGCCTCGCCGCGCACCGTCCGGGCCCTGCGCACCGCGACCCTGACCCTCGGCGGCGTGCCGACGATCCTGCTGGGCCTCGCCGGCTACGCCGTCTTCTCGACCGCGCTCGGCTGGGGCAAGTCGTGGCTCGCCGGAGCGATCGTGCTGGCGATCGTCGTCGTGCCCGTCGTGGCCCTGACGACCGCCGCACGGCTGGACTCGCTCGCCCCGGAGCGGCGCGAGGCGGCCCTCGCGCTCGGACTGTCGAGGTCGCAGCTCATCCGCTCCGTGCTGCTCCCCCACGCGCGGCCCGCGGTCCTCACCGGGCTGCTGCTCGGACTCGCCCGGGCGGCTGGCGAGACCGCCCCGCTGCTGTTCACCGCGACCGTCTTCGCGGGTGCGCCGTCCCTGCCGAGCGGGGTCGTGCAGCAGCCGGTGCAGGCGCTGCCGTCGCACGTCTTCACCCTCGCCCAGGACGCCGCCGACCCGGCGTCGATCGCCAACGCCTGGGGCGCCGCCCTGGTGCTCGTCGTCCTCGCCGGCCTGCTGCTGCTCGCCGCCGTCCCCGCCCGCCGCCGCCTGGAGCGCACCTCGTGA
- a CDS encoding phosphate ABC transporter substrate-binding protein, with the protein MRRTLPLITGGLVAALLLSGCGGGSEAASSSTLRISGSTTVNPVAADAAEALRSDSLTITVDTQGGSAGGITQLGAKQIDIAMSSKPVSDDDKAKAPGIDFTATLIGQDAVGVVVRKEVVDGGLRNISKAQLRALFEGRVRNWKEIGGPDLETFVYDKEPGRGTREVLDTFLYAKGEKAPAPPADNPRYAIVGGNEETRTKLLSTPGSVVPLSSAFADGYPQLAVLSVEGIAPTAATIADSSYPMSRPLYFVTDGPPTGAAKTFIDYVLSAKGQELLTTHGYLTLAQLTT; encoded by the coding sequence GTGCGTCGCACCCTGCCCCTGATCACCGGCGGCCTCGTCGCCGCCCTCCTGCTGTCCGGCTGCGGCGGAGGCTCCGAGGCCGCCTCCTCGAGCACCCTGCGCATCAGCGGCTCGACGACGGTCAACCCGGTCGCGGCCGACGCGGCCGAAGCCCTCCGCAGCGACAGCCTCACCATCACTGTCGACACCCAGGGCGGCTCGGCCGGCGGCATCACCCAGCTCGGCGCGAAGCAGATCGACATCGCGATGAGCAGCAAGCCGGTGTCCGACGACGACAAGGCCAAGGCCCCCGGCATCGACTTCACCGCGACTCTCATCGGTCAGGACGCGGTGGGTGTCGTCGTCCGCAAGGAGGTCGTCGACGGCGGCCTGCGCAACATCAGCAAGGCCCAGCTGCGCGCGCTGTTCGAGGGCAGGGTGCGCAACTGGAAGGAGATCGGCGGGCCCGACCTCGAGACGTTCGTCTACGACAAGGAGCCCGGCCGCGGCACCCGTGAGGTCCTCGACACGTTCCTCTACGCCAAGGGCGAGAAGGCCCCGGCACCGCCGGCCGACAACCCCCGCTACGCCATCGTCGGCGGCAACGAGGAGACCCGCACCAAGCTGCTGTCGACCCCCGGCTCGGTCGTGCCCCTGTCGAGCGCCTTCGCCGACGGCTACCCGCAGCTCGCCGTGCTCTCCGTCGAGGGCATCGCGCCGACGGCGGCCACGATCGCCGACTCGAGCTACCCGATGTCGCGCCCGCTCTACTTCGTCACCGACGGCCCGCCCACCGGTGCCGCCAAGACCTTCATCGACTACGTCCTGTCGGCGAAGGGCCAGGAGCTCCTCACCACGCATGGCTACCTCACGTTGGCCCAGCTGACGACGTGA
- a CDS encoding sigma-70 family RNA polymerase sigma factor → MGSAPTDAFAAWVEPHLPALWLLARRCCGQDAADVVQEALLKACTTRETYDEDRGFLRTWLLVLVADRCRKHLRRARTESPLVEVAAASRDHDVDLDLRRAVARLAHRQRLAVELHYVLDLPVADVATVMGCSTGTVKSTLFDARARLRVMLEVTG, encoded by the coding sequence ATGGGCAGCGCGCCGACCGACGCGTTCGCGGCGTGGGTCGAGCCGCACCTGCCCGCGCTCTGGCTGCTGGCCCGACGCTGCTGCGGCCAGGACGCCGCCGACGTCGTGCAGGAGGCGCTGCTCAAGGCGTGTACGACCAGGGAGACCTACGACGAAGATCGCGGCTTTCTGCGGACCTGGCTGCTGGTGCTCGTGGCCGACCGCTGCCGCAAGCACCTCCGGCGAGCGCGCACTGAGTCGCCGCTGGTGGAGGTCGCAGCCGCGTCGCGCGACCACGACGTGGACCTCGATCTTCGCCGTGCGGTCGCCCGGCTCGCGCACAGGCAGCGACTCGCCGTCGAGCTGCACTACGTCCTCGACCTGCCGGTCGCCGACGTCGCCACCGTCATGGGCTGCTCGACCGGCACCGTGAAGTCCACGCTCTTCGACGCCCGGGCCCGCTTGCGGGTCATGCTGGAGGTGACCGGATGA
- a CDS encoding DUF998 domain-containing protein has product MRPARDGDRHGHVRSPAPRGGRHVDRRLRPRQRLLLKRTAPGRLALACGIAAPASFITAWAVAGARRDGYDPVSTTISRLAEQGADTRPLMTAGFVGFGVLLPVFARALGRAGGPRAVTATVAFSGLATLGVALTPLSLEGGTTTDLLHAVAAGSGYVATAVSPALLARARLRGPTAAASYAVTAVSAGALVCSVAVPEVAGLCQRLGLGVVDVWFASVAAALLSGRRLPSRP; this is encoded by the coding sequence CTGCGCCCCGCCCGCGACGGCGACCGCCACGGGCACGTCCGCTCCCCTGCGCCGCGCGGTGGCCGGCATGTCGACCGCCGCCTGCGCCCCCGACAGCGGCTGCTGCTGAAGCGCACCGCGCCGGGCCGGCTCGCGCTCGCCTGCGGCATCGCTGCCCCCGCGTCCTTCATCACCGCGTGGGCCGTGGCCGGCGCGCGCCGCGACGGCTACGACCCGGTCTCGACCACGATCAGCCGCCTCGCCGAGCAGGGCGCCGACACCCGGCCGCTCATGACCGCCGGCTTCGTCGGCTTCGGCGTGCTGCTGCCGGTCTTCGCCCGCGCTCTCGGCCGGGCCGGCGGGCCGCGGGCCGTCACCGCCACGGTGGCGTTCAGCGGCCTCGCCACCCTCGGCGTCGCCCTGACCCCGCTCTCACTCGAGGGGGGTACGACGACAGACCTGCTCCACGCCGTCGCCGCCGGCTCCGGCTACGTCGCGACCGCTGTCAGCCCCGCCCTGCTCGCCCGCGCGCGGCTGCGCGGGCCGACCGCGGCAGCGTCGTACGCCGTGACGGCTGTGTCCGCGGGCGCGCTGGTCTGCTCGGTCGCGGTGCCTGAGGTCGCGGGGCTGTGCCAGCGGCTCGGGCTGGGCGTCGTCGACGTGTGGTTCGCCTCCGTGGCGGCCGCGCTGCTGTCCGGGCGACGACTACCCTCACGCCCCTGA
- a CDS encoding ATP-binding cassette domain-containing protein, whose protein sequence is MTAAVSVTGLSVRTAERTLVGPVSFAVAAGTTVGLVGPSGVGKSTLLRALVGLLPEGLTADGELRLLGQRLDGAGSLADLRARALLVGQTPVVFPGSVLDNALFGLRHVVRAPARDLRARAVAALEEAGLLAEVEDRLDDRADTLSVGQRQRLCLARALALDPVVLLLDEPTSALDAGSRATVEASVQGLRGRRTVLLVSHDPAQVQRLCDEVVDLTPALA, encoded by the coding sequence GTGACCGCTGCCGTCTCCGTCACCGGACTGTCGGTCCGCACCGCCGAGCGGACCCTCGTCGGGCCGGTGTCCTTCGCTGTCGCCGCCGGCACCACGGTCGGCCTCGTCGGACCGTCCGGCGTGGGCAAGTCGACGCTGCTGCGGGCCCTGGTCGGGCTGCTCCCCGAGGGGCTCACCGCCGACGGCGAGCTGCGCCTGCTGGGCCAGCGGCTCGACGGCGCCGGCTCGCTCGCCGATCTGCGCGCCCGCGCCCTCCTCGTCGGCCAGACACCCGTGGTCTTCCCCGGGTCGGTGCTCGACAACGCGCTGTTCGGGCTGCGCCACGTCGTGCGCGCGCCGGCCCGCGACCTGCGCGCTCGTGCCGTCGCCGCCCTGGAGGAGGCGGGCCTGCTCGCCGAGGTCGAGGACCGGCTCGACGACCGCGCCGACACCCTGTCGGTCGGTCAGCGCCAGCGGCTCTGCCTCGCTCGCGCCCTCGCCCTCGACCCGGTCGTGCTGCTGCTCGACGAGCCGACCTCTGCGCTCGACGCCGGCAGCCGCGCGACGGTGGAGGCCTCGGTCCAGGGCCTGCGCGGCCGCCGTACCGTCCTGCTCGTCAGCCACGACCCGGCGCAGGTCCAGCGCCTGTGCGACGAGGTCGTCGACCTCACCCCTGCGCTCGCCTGA